The sequence CGCCTTGTTCCAATCCACCATGCCGCGCGCGATGAACATCACCGCGGCCACCACGTTGATGAGCGAGCCGAGGATGTTCTTCAGCGCGTTCATGCGGTGGATGTCGGTCAGACCGATGAAGCCCAGCGTCGCCAGCATGAGAATGCCGATGCCCGCGCCGAAATAGCCGCCGTAGATGGCCACGCCGAATTGAAACAACACCGCGGGCCAGATCCTGTGACGATGCACCGGTTCCTCGGCGGACCGTTTCACCATCTTCGCCACCACGCCCTGCACCAGGAACAAGAGCGTGGCGAACAGGATCAGGAACGGCACCAGGTGCTTGAAGGTCTCGTTGCTGGTGACGGTGAGCAGCCAACTCCCGATCAAGCCGCCGAGCAGGCTCACCGGCACGAAGCGCCACAGCCACTCGCGGATCGCGGGAATGTGGCGGCGGAATCCGTAGACCGATCCGCCGGTCCCAATCACCAGCGCCACGGTGCTGGTGGCATTCGCGATCACGGGTGGGGTGCCCACCGCCAGCAGGGTGGGAAAGGTCAGAATCGTGCCGCCCCCCGCCACCGCATTGATCGCCCCGGCGGCCATCGCCGCCCCCAGCAGGGAAAGAATCTCAGTCACCGTCATCGCCGCGCACCCACCCTAGCCGCGCACCCGCGTCCGGCAACCGTCGAGTTCCGTACTGAATACCGGAACGGCAAGGGATTCTACGCAGCTCCCATCGGGACCGGACCGGATTCGCCACAAAAATGTGTGATCCGGGCGACCACGCCACACCCCATGAATACGGTGGCACGTTCATCTCCCCTCGAAAGGCCACCGGGCTCTGAAAACCCCCAGCTCCGTGAAACCCGCCTCCATTGCCCCCTTTCTCTCCACCGCGCCCGCTTGGAGCGCGCAATTGCTCACCAACACCGGCTTTGAAACCACGCCGTTTCCCAGCGGCTGGACCGCCACCGGCGTGACCAGCACCACCGGCCTCGGCAGCTCGCTGGGGGCCAAACTGCCCTACAACACCAGCGCGGTGCTGAGCCAGAATGCCAGCGCCAGCGCCGCGAACTTCACCGCAGACGTCTCATTCCAGATTGCCGGGACGAACGAGGCGCAATCGTTCCGCCTCACCCTGCCCGGCGGTATCTACGATGCCGTCGAGGTTCGCACGGCCACCGGCGGCATTCTCCAGGTGAAATACGGCACGGACTTCTACCCGCTGACGAAGATCTCCGGCGGCACCACCTTCGCCGTCCCGGTCAACAGCACGGTGAAACTGCGGATCATCGGCCGGAACTTCGGCACGGCGAATGCCGAATACGACCTGGTGTGGTCGGACGCAGGTTCATCCACGCTCAGCCACGCCGCCACTGGCTTGAAAACACTGACGCCGCTAATGTCCACGCGTTCGCCGGTAACCGGCGTGCGATTCGCGCGCAATGTCGCCGCCGCGAACTCGTTCACCGTCGATGACGTCTCACTGCAGGACAGCGCCGCCACGCCTCCGGCCGCGGACTACAAGATCTCCACGCCCGAGCCGGACAAGCTGGTGAACATTTCCGGCATCTATCCGCACCTAGCGATGAGCAATACCAGCGGCGAGTGTGGCACCGGCGCGGTGGTGCCCTGGGCCGGGAAACTGTGGACCATGACCTACGGCCCGCACCTGCCGAACGGTTCCGACGACGGCCTCTACGAGATCGCACTGGATCTCACCCGCATCATCCGCCCGGAAGGCATCGGCGGCACCCCGGCGAACCGGTTCATCCACACCGCGTCGAACCAGCTCATCATGGGCCCGTATTTCATCGATGCGAACCGGAACGTACGGTCCCTCTCCTACTCCACCGCACCGGGACGCTACACCGCCACCGCCGCCCATCTCAGCGATCCGAACCGCGTCTACATGTTCACGATGGAGGACGGGCTCTATGACATCAACGTCAACGACCTCTCCTTCATCACCCGCTACCCGGACGTGCAGGGCACCAGCGACCGCTTCCTCTTCGGCTACCACGGGAAGGGCGCCTACACCGGCCAAGGCCGACTGGTGGTCACCAACAACGGCGAGCCGGACCAGAAATCGCCCTCCGGTGTGCTGGCCATCTGGGACGGCACCACCGTGCAACAGAACGGCGGAAGCTACCTGGCCACCAACGATCCGAACACCGCTGAAAGCCGCCCCAGTCCCGTGGCCGCCCAGACCAACTACATGGCCGGCTGGAACCAGGTGGTGAAGATGCAGCACTGCGAAGCCACCGGCCCCGGCGACATCCGCGGCAACCAGAACCCCAGCGATCCGGTGTGGGTCAATGGCTTCGATGCGAAGTCGGTGGTGCTGCGCACCTACGAGAACGGCCAGTGGAACCTGTGGCGGCTGCCAAAGGGCTCCTACACCCACGACGGCACGCACGGCTGGCACACCGAATGGCCTCGCATCCGCGAGATCTCCCCGGGCAAGCGGCTGATGCACATGCACGGCATCTTCTACGACTTCCCCGCCACTTTCTCGGCCGCCGATTTCTCCGGCCTCACGCCGATCTGCGATTACGAGAAGATGCCCGTGGACTACTGCTCCTTCAACGGCCAACTCGTGATCGGCAAGAACGACACCTCGAAGTTCGACAACGCGCTGGTCCCACGCGCGCAATC comes from Luteolibacter sp. LG18 and encodes:
- a CDS encoding sulfite exporter TauE/SafE family protein — its product is MTEILSLLGAAMAAGAINAVAGGGTILTFPTLLAVGTPPVIANATSTVALVIGTGGSVYGFRRHIPAIREWLWRFVPVSLLGGLIGSWLLTVTSNETFKHLVPFLILFATLLFLVQGVVAKMVKRSAEEPVHRHRIWPAVLFQFGVAIYGGYFGAGIGILMLATLGFIGLTDIHRMNALKNILGSLINVVAAVMFIARGMVDWNKAGVMTVGAIAGYFIGAHWSQKIPQIWVRRLVLAIGFTISAITFYRTFQS